The genomic DNA GGGAATATTTGTGACGAAGACAAATATTTTTGGGTTCAAGCCGAAAGTTTTGCGGCCGCCGCGTTGTTAGCTCAAGCTACCGGTGATGAAAAATACTGGAAACACTATGATCAACTTTGGCAGTACAGCTGGCGTCATTTCATTGATCACAAGCATGGAGCTTGGTTTCGAATATTAAATGCCGACAACTCAAAAGTAACCGATAAAAAAAGTGAAGCGGGCGCTAAGTGTGATTACCATACTCTCGGCGCATGCACGTTAGTTGTTGATTCTCTTAAGGCGAAATAAAACAGAGGAATGCTAAGGTGACATCCACTTTAGCATTTCTTCTCTGGCACTATTTGCACCCTCTATGTCCCCTTGCGCAGAGCGACACTGTGCAATCACTTCCCACAACGATGCTTTAAATTTTGGCGATTTATCGGTATAGGTAAGGCCTTTCATGGCAATTTGTTCAGCTTCGGTAAAGCGCTGCTGCCCCATCCGCACGGTGGCCAACTGGTGATAAATATCCACCTTTTGCACATCAATGCGCAAAGCACGCTGCAATACGGTTTCGGCTTCTTGCCATTTACCTTCACTTTGCAATTGCAACGCTAATTGTTGCAATCGAATGACAACCTGCACCGGGCTTGGTGGCGGTTCTGCAGGTTCGATTTGTGTCTGCACAGCATCAGCGCCAGGATCTTGCTGGGGTTTCGGAGATGATGCTGGCTTGCTGGTTTGAGCGGGCTCTTTTTTTGCAATGTTTTCATCACTCGAAGCTGATGCTTCAGAAGATTCCGTTGCACTATTGGTCACTTCGGCATCAAGTTCTGACATTTGTGGTTGATTACTCTCTCGCGTGCTCTGTGTATTTTGATCGACGCCAGAAAGTGTGGCACAACCAGTAAGCCAAATCGTTGTTGCGGTTATGGTCGCCCAAATAGTTTTTGTAGCCATGTAGAATCATCCGTATCGGGTTTGGGTTCATTACTGTGACAGGTTAGGCCGCGAGCCGGTTCATTGCCAGCAATAAAGGGAATTGTCCGCACATCGTCACACCAACTGGGTACTTGTCGGCCGGCCTTATTCACGTCTATTTCAACTATATTAGCCGGCAATGTTCGGCGCTCTTGAATGGGTCGCAATACTTGCATCACTTTTGCCCAAATAGGCAAGGCGCCAGAAGACCCCGTGAGCGGTGTGGGTTTGTTATCATCATTGCCCACCCAAATCACAAGCTGTCTGTCGCCTGTTAGGCCGGCAAACCATGCATCGCGATTATCATCGGTTGTGCCTGTTTTACCTGCTATCCACCAATTTTTAGGCAAACGCCATTGAAGGCTTCTAGCAGTACCTGTGACGGTTACTTCATGCATTGCGCGTTGCAAAATATGAATATGTTCAGGCTCAAACTGTTTCTTCACCGATAAATCAAAGCGCTGAATCAACCCTTGTTCAGGGTGCGAAACGGCACGAATAAAGTTAAGTGGCGTGTAAAAACCATTCCCAGCGATGGTTTGATACATTTGAGCCACCTGCATTGGCGACATGCCGTGAGCTCCCAACATCACAGCGGGTACTTTGGCGACCTGATTGCCAATACCCAACCGATCTATGACATCAAATACGTTTGCTAGACCTACTTCCATGCCTAAACGTGCGGTTGCTTGATTATAAGAATTC from Reinekea marina includes the following:
- a CDS encoding tetratricopeptide repeat protein: MATKTIWATITATTIWLTGCATLSGVDQNTQSTRESNQPQMSELDAEVTNSATESSEASASSDENIAKKEPAQTSKPASSPKPQQDPGADAVQTQIEPAEPPPSPVQVVIRLQQLALQLQSEGKWQEAETVLQRALRIDVQKVDIYHQLATVRMGQQRFTEAEQIAMKGLTYTDKSPKFKASLWEVIAQCRSAQGDIEGANSAREEMLKWMSP